Part of the Kushneria marisflavi genome, CGTATTGGCCTCGACCACCGCTTCAAAGGCGGGCGTCACGATTTTGGCCTGGTTGGCCTGATAGGCCAGCAGGGCGTGATCGAAAAGAACCTCTTCGCATTTTTCGCCGATGGTCTGACCCAGAATCGTGGCCTGACCGCCGGCCATATTGGTGGCGCTGGCGCGAATGGCCGCGCGTGCCTCGACCCAGGTGGCCAGCGCATCAGCGATGCCGGAGGCCAGAAAGCGTGGGGGCGCATTGACGATGATGGCGGTATCGACCAGCACCAGATCGGGGTTCTTGTTGTAAAAACGGTAGGATTCGAACTCGCCTTCATCGCTGTAGATGACGGAGAGCGCGCTGGTCGGGGCGTCCGTTGAAGCCGTAGTGGGCAATACGGCGCAGGCTGCCTGCATTCTGTCCGCGACGCCCTTGGCAGTATCCAGCGTCTTGCCCCCGCCAAAACCGATGATCACATCAGCCCTGAAGGCCTCGCCCTGCTTGATCAGTCGATCGATCTCGGCGGTGGAAGATTCGCCCTCAAAGATGGCGCGCTCGAAGCGGATATCACTGTCCTTGAGACTATCACTCAATGCCTGGCCTGCCATTTTCCATACAAAGTCGTCAGCGATAATCAGCGCCTGCTGACCCAGCTGCGAGACGTAGTGGCCGGCGCGCGTCAGTGTATTGGCGCCCTGAACATAACGGCCGGGGCTGATAAAGACCTTTTCGGCGGGAGCGGACATCAGGGTTCTCCTTTGATAGTGATGACAGGATGGCTGCCACATGAGTGTAGCTGCCTTCGTGCCCCGCTATGGGCGCCGATTCGACGGATGTCGATGTTATGTCGATAATTGTCTGTCATTGAAGGTGTTTAACGTGACGCAGGTCATGCGTTATCGAGACTGTCCTGGAGGATCCGATGGCCCGAAGGCCCAATGCCCGCACCCTGTTTGTGTCCGATCTTCATCTGGGAACGCCGGATGCTCAGGCGCAGCTGTTGCTGAGCCTGATGCAGCAGGTGCGCCCCGAGCGGCTTTATCTGGTGGGCGACGTCTTTGATCTGATCGCCATGAAGCGTCGGGCCATCTCGGTACTGGACAGCCATCAGCAGCGTCTGGTTCGCCATATCCTGCGGCTGGCCCGAACCGGTTGCGAGGTGATCTATATT contains:
- a CDS encoding glycerol dehydrogenase: MSAPAEKVFISPGRYVQGANTLTRAGHYVSQLGQQALIIADDFVWKMAGQALSDSLKDSDIRFERAIFEGESSTAEIDRLIKQGEAFRADVIIGFGGGKTLDTAKGVADRMQAACAVLPTTASTDAPTSALSVIYSDEGEFESYRFYNKNPDLVLVDTAIIVNAPPRFLASGIADALATWVEARAAIRASATNMAGGQATILGQTIGEKCEEVLFDHALLAYQANQAKIVTPAFEAVVEANTLLSGLGFESGGLAGAHAIHNGFTALHGEIHELTHGEKVAYGTVAQLILDQTPQAELEEYLDLYLALGLPVTLEALKLKDVSDEDLYRVAEAALKEGESIHNLAYPLTPDQVVYAIKAVDVHARAYMEKLGWE